One window of Salvelinus fontinalis isolate EN_2023a chromosome 19, ASM2944872v1, whole genome shotgun sequence genomic DNA carries:
- the plcd4b gene encoding 1-phosphatidylinositol 4,5-bisphosphate phosphodiesterase delta-4 isoform X3, which produces MARPSGISPVSVADVEVVREGHQSEVLLSVAEEFPADLCFTLVFRGRRGNLDLVAESPSEAQAWIRGVRKLIQNAESMDDKERVDQWIWDWFQKADKNKDGRMNFKEVRTLLKMMNVDMNEEYALHLFTLADKSKSGCLENEEFVQFYKILTERKDMWRVFQDYSRDRQTLTLAELKDFLRQEQQEGERSWEHAQELIDRYEPSETAKKQGVMSIDGFQMYLVSPEGAILDPQRLTLNQDMSRPLSHYFICSSHNTYLMEDQLRGQSSQEAYIQALKRGCRCVEVDCWDGPNGEPVVYHGHTFTSKILFRDVITTLGEYAFKASEFPIILSLENHCSVEQQRVMAQLLDTILGDMLLREPLDGLVTQELPSPHDLKGKILLKAKKIGGLEESETLTDEATDEVSDEAEPESPSAENLSAEALCLHDKKSKFSRELSDLVVYCKSVHFHSFEYSRLHSKCYEMSSFSESKARKLAKDTGTEFVHHNSRQLSRVYPSGMRTDSSNYNPQELWNVGCQLVALNVQTAGLEMDLNDGLFSQNGCCGYVLKPDFMRNDDSFDPERPQDWDGYTSLQLSIQVISGQQLPKVNQKEGSIVDPLVRVEIYGVSQDQAKQETSYIDNNGFNPLWNETLNFIIHVPELALVRFVVEDYDKASRNDFMGQFTVPFTCIQPGYRHIHLLSKDGTAIPLSTLFVNVKISEVTTEV; this is translated from the exons TCTCTGTGGCTGATGTTGAGGTGGTGCGTGAAGGTCACCAGTCGGAGGTCTTGCTGAGCGTCGCTGAAGAGTTCCCCGCTGACCTCTGTTTCACCCTGGTGTTCCGTGGGCGCCGTGGCAACCTGGACCTGGTGGCGGAGTCACCTTCTGAGGCGCAGGCCTGGATCCGGGGTGTACGCAAGCTGATCCAGAACGCTGAGAGCATGGATGACAAAGAGAGGGTTGACCA GTGGATCTGGGACTGGTTTCAGAAGGCGGACAAAAACAAGGACGGACGGATGAACTTCAAGGAGGTGCGCACACTGCTGAAGATGATGAATGTGGACATGAACGAGGAGTATGCGCTTCACCTCTTCACG TTGGCAGATAAGTCTAAGTCAGGTTGTCTGGAGAACGAGGAGTTTGTCCAGTTCTATAAGATACTGACGGAAAGGAAGGACATGTGGCGGGTGTTCCAGGACTACtcccgagacagacagacattaaccCTTGCTGAGCTGAAGGACTTTCTGAGGCAGGAGCaacaggagggggagaggagttgGGAGCATGCCCAGGAGCTGATTGACCGCTATGAGCCATCAGAGACCG CCAAGAAACAGGGGGTCATGTCTATAGATGGCTTCCAGATGTACTTGGTCTCTCCAGAGGGCGCCATCTTGGATCCCCAGCGGCTGACCCTGAACCAGGACATGAGCCGGCCCCTCAGCCACTACTTCATCTGTTCCTCCCACAACACCTACTTGATGGAGGACCAGCTCCGAGGACAGAGCAGCCAGGAGGCCTACATCCA GGCTCTAAAGCGGGGCTGTCGTTGTGTTGAGGTGGATTGTTGGGACGGGCCGAATGGAGAGCCGGTTGTTTATCACGGCCACACCTTCACCTCCAAGATCCTCTTCAGAGACGTCATCACCACGCTGGGAGAGTACGCCTTCAAG GCATCTGAGTTTCCTATCATCCTGTCCCTGGAGAACCACTGCAGTGTGGAGCAGCAAAGAGTTATGGCCCAGCTCCTGGACACCATCCTGGGGGACATGCTGCTCAGGGAACCCCTGGACGGACTGGTTACCCAAGAGCTGCCCTCTCCCCAT GATTTGAAGGGAAAGATCCTGCTGAAAGCAAAGAAGATTGGCGGTCTAGAAGAAAGTGAAACGCTGACCGATGAGGCCACTGACGAGGTCAGCGATGAGGCTGAACCTGAGAGCCCGTCTGCAGAAAACCTGTCTGCAGAGGCCCTTTGTCTCCATGATAAG AAATCCAAGTTCTCTAGGGAACTCTCGGATCTGGTGGTGTACTGCAAGAGTGTCCATTTTCACAGCTTTGAGTACTCTCGCCTGCACTCCAAGTGCTACGAGATGTCCTCTTTCTCAGAGTCCAAGGCCAGGAAACTTGCAAAGGACACAG GGACGGAGTTTGTGCACCACAACAgcagacagcttagcagagtctATCCCAGCGGCATGAGGACCGATTCCTCCAACTACAACCCACAGGAGCTGTGGAACGTGGGCTGTCAGTTAG TGGCGCTGAACGTCCAGACGGCTGGGTTGGAGATGGATCTGAACGATGGGCTCTTCAGTCAGAATGGCTGCTGTGGCTACGTCCTCAAACCTGACTTCATGAGGAATGATGACTCTTTTGACCCAGAAAGACCCCAGGACTGGGATGGCTACACATCACTCCAACTGTCTATCCAG GTAATTAGTGGGCAGCAGCTACCAAAGGTGAACCAGAAGGAGGGCTCCATCGTTGACCCTCTGGTTAGAGTGGAGATCTACGGAGTATCGCAAGACCAAGCCAAGCAAGAGACAAGTTACATTGACAACAATG GTTTCAACCCTCTATGGAACGAGACCCTCAATTTTATCATCCACGTCCCAGAGTTGGCCCTGGTGCGTTTTGTGGTGGAGGACTATGACAAGGCTTCCAGGAATGACTTCATGGGCCAATTCACCGTGCCCTTCACCTGTATTCAGCCAG GATATCGGCACATCCACCTCCTGTCCAAAGACGGaacagctatccctctgtctACTCTGTTTGTCAATGTCAAGATCTCTGAGGTAACAACAGAAGTCTGA
- the plcd4b gene encoding 1-phosphatidylinositol 4,5-bisphosphate phosphodiesterase delta-4 isoform X2 has protein sequence MDSPQSLFAKGDKDLQVMKVGAMLKKVKSKSWKKQRLFRLQEDGQTIWYKSRWAGTGHSTFSVADVEVVREGHQSEVLLSVAEEFPADLCFTLVFRGRRGNLDLVAESPSEAQAWIRGVRKLIQNAESMDDKERVDQWIWDWFQKADKNKDGRMNFKEVRTLLKMMNVDMNEEYALHLFTLADKSKSGCLENEEFVQFYKILTERKDMWRVFQDYSRDRQTLTLAELKDFLRQEQQEGERSWEHAQELIDRYEPSETAKKQGVMSIDGFQMYLVSPEGAILDPQRLTLNQDMSRPLSHYFICSSHNTYLMEDQLRGQSSQEAYIQALKRGCRCVEVDCWDGPNGEPVVYHGHTFTSKILFRDVITTLGEYAFKASEFPIILSLENHCSVEQQRVMAQLLDTILGDMLLREPLDGLVTQELPSPHDLKGKILLKAKKIGGLEESETLTDEATDEVSDEAEPESPSAENLSAEALCLHDKKSKFSRELSDLVVYCKSVHFHSFEYSRLHSKCYEMSSFSESKARKLAKDTGTEFVHHNSRQLSRVYPSGMRTDSSNYNPQELWNVGCQLVALNVQTAGLEMDLNDGLFSQNGCCGYVLKPDFMRNDDSFDPERPQDWDGYTSLQLSIQVISGQQLPKVNQKEGSIVDPLVRVEIYGVSQDQAKQETSYIDNNGFNPLWNETLNFIIHVPELALVRFVVEDYDKASRNDFMGQFTVPFTCIQPGYRHIHLLSKDGTAIPLSTLFVNVKISEVTTEV, from the exons TCTCTGTGGCTGATGTTGAGGTGGTGCGTGAAGGTCACCAGTCGGAGGTCTTGCTGAGCGTCGCTGAAGAGTTCCCCGCTGACCTCTGTTTCACCCTGGTGTTCCGTGGGCGCCGTGGCAACCTGGACCTGGTGGCGGAGTCACCTTCTGAGGCGCAGGCCTGGATCCGGGGTGTACGCAAGCTGATCCAGAACGCTGAGAGCATGGATGACAAAGAGAGGGTTGACCA GTGGATCTGGGACTGGTTTCAGAAGGCGGACAAAAACAAGGACGGACGGATGAACTTCAAGGAGGTGCGCACACTGCTGAAGATGATGAATGTGGACATGAACGAGGAGTATGCGCTTCACCTCTTCACG TTGGCAGATAAGTCTAAGTCAGGTTGTCTGGAGAACGAGGAGTTTGTCCAGTTCTATAAGATACTGACGGAAAGGAAGGACATGTGGCGGGTGTTCCAGGACTACtcccgagacagacagacattaaccCTTGCTGAGCTGAAGGACTTTCTGAGGCAGGAGCaacaggagggggagaggagttgGGAGCATGCCCAGGAGCTGATTGACCGCTATGAGCCATCAGAGACCG CCAAGAAACAGGGGGTCATGTCTATAGATGGCTTCCAGATGTACTTGGTCTCTCCAGAGGGCGCCATCTTGGATCCCCAGCGGCTGACCCTGAACCAGGACATGAGCCGGCCCCTCAGCCACTACTTCATCTGTTCCTCCCACAACACCTACTTGATGGAGGACCAGCTCCGAGGACAGAGCAGCCAGGAGGCCTACATCCA GGCTCTAAAGCGGGGCTGTCGTTGTGTTGAGGTGGATTGTTGGGACGGGCCGAATGGAGAGCCGGTTGTTTATCACGGCCACACCTTCACCTCCAAGATCCTCTTCAGAGACGTCATCACCACGCTGGGAGAGTACGCCTTCAAG GCATCTGAGTTTCCTATCATCCTGTCCCTGGAGAACCACTGCAGTGTGGAGCAGCAAAGAGTTATGGCCCAGCTCCTGGACACCATCCTGGGGGACATGCTGCTCAGGGAACCCCTGGACGGACTGGTTACCCAAGAGCTGCCCTCTCCCCAT GATTTGAAGGGAAAGATCCTGCTGAAAGCAAAGAAGATTGGCGGTCTAGAAGAAAGTGAAACGCTGACCGATGAGGCCACTGACGAGGTCAGCGATGAGGCTGAACCTGAGAGCCCGTCTGCAGAAAACCTGTCTGCAGAGGCCCTTTGTCTCCATGATAAG AAATCCAAGTTCTCTAGGGAACTCTCGGATCTGGTGGTGTACTGCAAGAGTGTCCATTTTCACAGCTTTGAGTACTCTCGCCTGCACTCCAAGTGCTACGAGATGTCCTCTTTCTCAGAGTCCAAGGCCAGGAAACTTGCAAAGGACACAG GGACGGAGTTTGTGCACCACAACAgcagacagcttagcagagtctATCCCAGCGGCATGAGGACCGATTCCTCCAACTACAACCCACAGGAGCTGTGGAACGTGGGCTGTCAGTTAG TGGCGCTGAACGTCCAGACGGCTGGGTTGGAGATGGATCTGAACGATGGGCTCTTCAGTCAGAATGGCTGCTGTGGCTACGTCCTCAAACCTGACTTCATGAGGAATGATGACTCTTTTGACCCAGAAAGACCCCAGGACTGGGATGGCTACACATCACTCCAACTGTCTATCCAG GTAATTAGTGGGCAGCAGCTACCAAAGGTGAACCAGAAGGAGGGCTCCATCGTTGACCCTCTGGTTAGAGTGGAGATCTACGGAGTATCGCAAGACCAAGCCAAGCAAGAGACAAGTTACATTGACAACAATG GTTTCAACCCTCTATGGAACGAGACCCTCAATTTTATCATCCACGTCCCAGAGTTGGCCCTGGTGCGTTTTGTGGTGGAGGACTATGACAAGGCTTCCAGGAATGACTTCATGGGCCAATTCACCGTGCCCTTCACCTGTATTCAGCCAG GATATCGGCACATCCACCTCCTGTCCAAAGACGGaacagctatccctctgtctACTCTGTTTGTCAATGTCAAGATCTCTGAGGTAACAACAGAAGTCTGA